From the Spiroplasma alleghenense genome, one window contains:
- a CDS encoding ABC transporter permease — MKNNNFKTVFNFSLLRVKKNIPLIIISAVLMTLIIILNFTFLALTTGPKYISTLLIINVIISVFWLGFFNINNTTSFIIGDLNSGIQSLEIRRGATLKEIFWSKLLANKIISFSWIILVYLAFIICPLFFNKSYYKIIVLNYSFGIFSLLVIDLLITAITLSISCFTKSYKKSIPVAWIFVIMSMFSFMFAIVPYVFTPVDSYQNEIMDFVAFDYFEKHGQKHSKLMVKMGEDRDKIVDLFRDEDLFEINTENELEDWKYGTIRNYFNYSAFELGFLLDYNHWIKDNSFQQKIDDYLINLKIDEKISIKIDNEELKSRIESNFYLEFLEMVADKNTGNKKVNFKNSLLNNNSRKNLVAENQFNDILKNFNQELIVNLSKIDQEFDLNARDLKLLVNALMEVYFYKFSWKDSYLEYGTYENKYSSPIPFTEYFLLNNWNQWYQAKEFSYGTNLLIMCLEQILWAYDMEWEADEDSELTALNLNYQINPAMWFVEMILFSHSDNPLSDSLSINSSPMPILDFQIVKLDKKNKPYFTKRPFSVTANYLVGITMACSLILIGYFGFLKRAENYKRWD, encoded by the coding sequence ATGAAAAACAATAACTTTAAAACTGTATTTAACTTCTCATTATTAAGGGTTAAGAAAAATATCCCATTAATAATAATTTCCGCTGTCTTAATGACTTTAATAATCATTTTAAACTTTACTTTTTTAGCTTTAACTACAGGTCCGAAATATATTTCAACCCTATTAATAATTAATGTTATTATTTCGGTTTTTTGATTAGGTTTCTTTAACATCAATAATACGACCAGTTTCATAATTGGGGATTTGAATTCTGGAATTCAAAGTTTAGAAATAAGAAGAGGAGCAACTCTAAAAGAGATTTTTTGATCAAAGCTTTTAGCAAATAAAATAATATCATTTTCATGAATAATTTTAGTTTACCTGGCTTTCATAATTTGTCCCTTATTTTTTAATAAATCTTATTATAAGATAATTGTTTTGAACTACTCTTTTGGAATCTTTTCACTATTGGTAATTGATCTGTTAATTACCGCGATTACTTTATCAATCTCTTGTTTTACTAAATCATACAAAAAATCAATTCCTGTAGCGTGGATTTTCGTAATTATGTCAATGTTTTCATTTATGTTCGCTATAGTCCCATATGTTTTTACGCCAGTTGATTCATATCAAAATGAAATTATGGATTTTGTTGCTTTTGATTATTTTGAAAAACACGGACAAAAGCATAGTAAACTTATGGTAAAAATGGGTGAAGATCGAGATAAAATTGTAGATCTATTCAGGGATGAAGATTTATTTGAAATTAACACTGAAAATGAGCTAGAAGATTGGAAATACGGTACAATTCGAAATTACTTCAATTACTCTGCTTTTGAATTGGGATTTCTTTTGGACTATAATCATTGAATTAAAGATAATTCATTTCAACAAAAAATTGATGATTATTTAATTAATTTAAAAATTGATGAAAAAATTTCAATAAAAATTGATAATGAAGAATTAAAATCAAGAATTGAAAGCAATTTTTATTTAGAATTTCTTGAAATGGTCGCTGATAAAAATACTGGTAATAAAAAAGTGAACTTCAAAAACTCGTTACTCAATAATAATAGTCGTAAAAACCTAGTAGCTGAAAATCAATTTAATGATATTTTAAAAAACTTTAACCAAGAACTAATAGTTAATTTAAGTAAAATTGATCAGGAATTTGATTTAAATGCAAGAGATTTGAAATTGCTAGTCAACGCATTAATGGAAGTTTATTTTTACAAATTTTCTTGAAAAGATTCTTATTTAGAATATGGAACATATGAGAACAAATATTCTTCACCGATTCCCTTCACAGAATATTTTTTATTAAATAATTGAAATCAATGATATCAGGCCAAGGAATTTTCTTATGGCACCAATTTATTAATTATGTGTTTGGAACAAATATTGTGAGCATATGATATGGAATGAGAAGCTGACGAAGACAGCGAACTGACTGCTTTAAATCTTAACTATCAAATCAACCCGGCAATGTGATTTGTTGAAATGATACTATTTTCTCACAGTGATAATCCTTTAAGTGACTCTCTAAGTATTAATTCCTCACCAATGCCAATATTGGATTTTCAAATAGTCAAATTAGACAAAAAAAATAAACCATATTTTACGAAGCGACCCTTTAGCGTTACAGCTAATTACTTAGTGGGAATAACGATGGCCTGTAGTCTGATTTTAATTGGATATTTTGGTTTCTTGAAGAGGGCTGAAAATTACAAAAGGTGAGATTAG